In Clavibacter californiensis, a single genomic region encodes these proteins:
- a CDS encoding MinD/ParA family ATP-binding protein — translation MTPCDELDLIATGDVLHLGDVPFSGAGSYADAIEWLTRNAQQKGRPIRVHSIDTVSGREGWFSVDADGTVHAAGPAAAAVAPGASLRRADVRFVKPAKPRPRTGLRAAVYAATGGVVNLGQSALERETDELARRISRKLTGSHSTAILSLKGGVGKTSTTGGVGMMLAEYRGDPPCAVDMNPDSGDLAERVVGEAAYDVETAPTVTDVVREAATIGSLTDLSRYMHHANRLHVIAGEQDPEVSDALTADDHARVQALVARYYSVVLTDCGTGVSHPAMAGILRSVSNVVIVTDWAVSAADRAARAIGWLREHGYAHLADGAIVVVADMADVPDEVDRSAIARFLEVSSAQLIQVPRDRAAAGGVQILPERVSPATRLAWMRIAAAIVDGYR, via the coding sequence ATGACTCCCTGCGATGAGCTCGACCTGATCGCGACGGGCGACGTCCTCCACCTCGGAGACGTCCCCTTCTCCGGCGCCGGCTCCTACGCCGACGCCATCGAGTGGCTGACCCGAAACGCGCAGCAGAAGGGCCGCCCGATCCGCGTGCACAGCATCGACACCGTCTCCGGCCGAGAGGGCTGGTTCTCCGTCGATGCGGACGGGACCGTCCATGCGGCCGGACCGGCTGCGGCGGCGGTCGCCCCAGGCGCCTCGCTTCGCCGCGCGGATGTGCGCTTCGTGAAGCCGGCGAAGCCGCGGCCGCGGACGGGTCTCCGCGCCGCCGTGTACGCGGCCACCGGGGGAGTGGTGAACTTGGGCCAGTCCGCGCTCGAACGGGAGACGGATGAGCTCGCGCGACGGATCAGCCGGAAGCTGACCGGCAGCCACTCCACCGCGATCCTGTCGCTGAAGGGGGGCGTCGGGAAGACGTCGACGACCGGTGGTGTCGGGATGATGCTCGCCGAATACCGCGGCGACCCGCCGTGCGCGGTGGACATGAACCCGGACTCCGGCGACCTCGCCGAGCGCGTGGTGGGCGAGGCGGCCTACGACGTGGAGACGGCGCCCACCGTGACCGACGTCGTCCGGGAAGCTGCGACGATCGGCTCGCTCACCGACCTCTCCCGGTACATGCACCACGCGAACCGGCTGCACGTCATCGCGGGGGAGCAGGATCCCGAGGTGTCCGACGCGCTCACCGCCGACGACCACGCCCGGGTCCAGGCACTGGTGGCGCGGTACTACAGCGTGGTGCTCACCGACTGCGGCACGGGCGTCTCGCACCCGGCGATGGCGGGCATCCTCCGCAGCGTCTCCAACGTCGTGATCGTGACCGACTGGGCGGTCTCGGCGGCCGACCGTGCCGCCCGCGCCATCGGCTGGCTGCGCGAGCACGGGTACGCGCACCTCGCCGACGGCGCAATCGTCGTCGTCGCCGACATGGCGGACGTGCCGGATGAGGTCGACCGCTCGGCGATCGCGCGGTTCCTCGAGGTGTCGTCGGCGCAGCTCATCCAGGTCCCGCGCGACCGGGCCGCGGCCGGGGGAGTGCAGATCTTGCCCGAGCGGGTGTCCCCGGCCACGCGTCTGGCATGGATGCGCATTGCAGCTGCGATCGTCGACGGGTACCGGTAG